A DNA window from Chelativorans sp. AA-79 contains the following coding sequences:
- a CDS encoding DUF177 domain-containing protein: protein MEIQSEKSPVSHELNVRTLPAKGVTVEMEADPEQRSDLARMHGLLSVERYRAELVVRPWKKDGVQVSGRVEADITQACTVTLDPLPARIDTEVVAILVPEGSRLARIEADSGEIFVEPDGDDLPEVFEGDSVDVGALAEEFFELAIDPYPRKAGSQIGGPAEDEDAQEGGGPLYEAMKKLKGNG from the coding sequence ATGGAAATCCAGTCGGAAAAGAGCCCCGTCTCCCATGAATTGAATGTGCGCACCCTCCCGGCCAAGGGGGTGACGGTGGAAATGGAGGCCGACCCGGAACAGCGGTCGGACCTTGCGCGCATGCATGGACTGCTCTCGGTGGAGCGGTACCGGGCCGAACTCGTCGTCCGCCCGTGGAAAAAGGATGGTGTCCAGGTTTCAGGCCGCGTCGAGGCGGATATAACCCAGGCTTGCACCGTGACGCTCGATCCCCTGCCGGCGCGAATCGACACGGAGGTCGTAGCGATTCTCGTGCCGGAAGGATCGCGGCTGGCGCGGATCGAGGCCGACAGCGGGGAAATCTTCGTCGAGCCCGATGGCGACGACCTGCCGGAGGTCTTCGAGGGCGATTCGGTGGATGTGGGCGCGCTAGCCGAGGAATTCTTCGAGCTTGCCATCGATCCTTATCCGCGCAAGGCCGGCTCGCAGATCGGCGGGCCGGCGGAAGACGAAGACGCGCAAGAGGGTGGCGGACCGCTCTATGAGGCCATGAAGAAGCTCAAAGGGAATGGCTGA
- a CDS encoding ubiquinol-cytochrome C chaperone family protein — translation MFQWPFGAQKRARRLVVEALYGKIVAAARRPQLYADWHVPDTPLGRFEMLSLHLFLLLHRLRGETGPLQEVAQETTDHFFREVDHSLRELGIGDLGVPKRIKKLARMFYGRLSAYGQAVDAGDEAALAEALRRNIVPDRAVWNEAAALATYMMEANHALAGLGRDAFLAGRLSFPPLPQEE, via the coding sequence ATGTTCCAGTGGCCGTTCGGCGCGCAGAAGCGCGCCCGCCGACTTGTGGTGGAGGCGCTCTATGGGAAAATCGTGGCGGCAGCGCGGCGGCCGCAGCTTTACGCGGACTGGCATGTGCCGGATACGCCGCTCGGCCGCTTCGAAATGCTGTCGCTGCATCTTTTCCTTTTGCTGCACCGCCTGCGCGGCGAAACCGGCCCGCTCCAGGAGGTCGCGCAGGAGACGACCGACCACTTCTTCCGCGAGGTGGATCACTCCTTGCGCGAACTGGGCATCGGCGATCTCGGTGTGCCCAAGCGCATCAAGAAGCTCGCGCGCATGTTCTATGGCCGGCTTTCCGCCTACGGTCAGGCGGTGGATGCCGGCGACGAGGCCGCGCTCGCCGAGGCGCTGCGGCGGAACATCGTGCCCGACCGCGCAGTATGGAATGAAGCGGCGGCATTGGCGACCTATATGATGGAGGCCAACCACGCGCTTGCAGGGCTTGGGCGCGACGCGTTTCTTGCCGGAAGACTTTCCTTCCCGCCTTTGCCGCAGGAGGAGTAA
- a CDS encoding outer membrane protein assembly factor BamE, producing MSLRVRKINGSHACRVLLAASVGGAALAVSGCSNVTSTLNARETLTQGYVIDPQALELVPVGSSREQVLLALGTPSTTATFDNEVFYYISQKRVRGAAFMNPKLVDQQVLAVYFGPDQRVTQIAHYGLKDGKVFDFISRTTPTSGRDQNFIAQMISGVAKGGMPANPLGAAGGGGQ from the coding sequence ATGTCATTGCGGGTACGGAAAATCAATGGGAGCCATGCCTGTCGGGTGCTTCTTGCCGCTTCGGTGGGCGGTGCCGCCTTGGCGGTCTCGGGCTGCAGCAATGTGACTTCGACGCTCAATGCGCGGGAGACCTTGACCCAGGGCTATGTCATCGATCCGCAGGCACTGGAGCTGGTGCCGGTTGGGTCCAGCCGCGAGCAGGTGCTCCTCGCGTTGGGCACGCCATCCACGACGGCCACCTTCGACAACGAGGTCTTCTACTATATCTCGCAGAAGCGTGTGCGGGGTGCGGCCTTCATGAACCCCAAGCTGGTCGACCAGCAGGTGCTTGCCGTCTATTTCGGGCCCGATCAGCGCGTGACGCAGATCGCCCATTACGGCCTCAAGGACGGCAAGGTGTTCGACTTCATCTCGCGGACGACGCCGACGAGCGGTCGCGACCAGAATTTCATTGCGCAGATGATCTCGGGCGTGGCCAAGGGCGGAATGCCAGCCAATCCGCTGGGCGCGGCGGGCGGCGGCGGGCAGTAA
- a CDS encoding sodium-translocating pyrophosphatase, with product MTMLYVVIACGLLSVLYAIWATRSVLAADQGNARMQEIAGAIREGAQAYLTRQYTTIAIVGVIVFLLAWWLLTSVAAVGFLIGAVLSGAAGFIGMHVSVRANVRTAQAASNSLGAGLDIAFKSGAITGMLVAGLALLGVAVYYWVLIGPMGYGAADRPVIDALVALGFGASLISIFARLGGGIFTKGADVGGDLVGKVEAGIPEDDPRNPATIADNVGDNVGDCAGMAADLFETYAVTVVATMVLAAIFFSGTEVLASVMIYPLAICGACIITSIIGTFFVKLGSNNSIMGALYKGLIVTGLLTILGIGAATSLTIGWGEIGTVNGAVVTGTNLFVCGLVGLVVTGLIVVITEYYTGTGKRPVNSIAQASVTGHGTNVIQGLAISLEATALPAIVIVGGILSTYQLAGLFGTAIAVTTMLGLAGMIVALDAFGPVTDNAGGIAEMSSLPPEVRQSTDALDAVGNTTKAVTKGYAIGSAGLGALVLFAAYSYDLQYFAANSAEFPYFADVGDISFSLSNPYVVAGLIFGGLIPYLFGGMAMTAVGRAGSAVVEEVRRQFREKPGIMEGKERPDYARAVDMLTKAAIREMIIPSLLPVLAPLVVYFGVLLISGSKASAFAALGASLLGVIVNGLFVAISMTSGGGAWDNAKKSFEDGFVDRAGVKHMKGSDAHKASVTGDTVGDPYKDTAGPAVNPAIKITNIMALLLLAVLAH from the coding sequence ATGACCATGCTTTACGTCGTCATCGCCTGCGGCCTGCTCTCTGTCCTCTACGCCATATGGGCTACGAGATCGGTCCTTGCGGCCGATCAGGGCAATGCACGCATGCAGGAAATCGCCGGTGCCATTCGGGAGGGGGCGCAGGCGTATCTTACAAGACAATACACCACGATCGCCATCGTCGGCGTGATCGTCTTCCTTCTGGCCTGGTGGCTGCTCACGTCGGTGGCGGCGGTGGGCTTCCTCATCGGCGCCGTTCTTTCGGGCGCAGCCGGCTTCATCGGCATGCATGTCTCCGTCCGCGCCAATGTGCGCACCGCGCAGGCCGCATCCAACAGCCTGGGGGCGGGCCTCGATATCGCCTTCAAGTCCGGCGCCATCACAGGCATGCTGGTGGCCGGCCTCGCTCTTCTCGGCGTGGCGGTGTACTACTGGGTACTGATCGGTCCCATGGGGTACGGTGCCGCGGACCGCCCCGTGATCGATGCGCTGGTGGCGCTCGGCTTCGGGGCTTCGCTCATCTCCATCTTCGCGCGTCTCGGCGGCGGCATCTTCACCAAGGGTGCGGATGTCGGCGGCGATCTGGTGGGCAAGGTGGAAGCCGGCATTCCCGAGGACGATCCGCGCAATCCGGCCACCATCGCCGACAATGTGGGCGACAATGTCGGTGACTGCGCCGGCATGGCGGCGGACCTTTTCGAGACCTATGCCGTGACGGTGGTGGCCACCATGGTGCTTGCCGCCATCTTCTTCAGCGGCACCGAGGTGCTTGCGAGTGTGATGATCTATCCGCTCGCCATCTGCGGCGCCTGCATCATCACCTCGATCATCGGCACCTTCTTCGTGAAGCTCGGCAGCAACAACTCGATCATGGGAGCCCTCTACAAGGGCCTGATCGTGACGGGGCTGCTCACCATCCTCGGCATCGGTGCGGCCACCTCGCTCACGATCGGGTGGGGCGAGATCGGCACGGTCAACGGTGCCGTCGTGACGGGCACGAACCTGTTCGTCTGCGGTCTGGTCGGCCTTGTCGTGACCGGGCTCATCGTCGTCATCACCGAATACTATACCGGCACGGGCAAGCGCCCGGTAAATTCGATCGCGCAGGCGTCCGTCACCGGCCATGGAACGAATGTCATCCAGGGTCTCGCCATCTCGCTGGAGGCGACCGCACTTCCGGCCATCGTCATCGTCGGCGGCATTCTGTCCACCTACCAGCTTGCCGGCCTGTTCGGCACGGCGATCGCCGTCACCACCATGCTGGGCCTTGCCGGCATGATCGTGGCGCTCGATGCCTTCGGGCCCGTGACCGACAATGCCGGCGGTATCGCCGAGATGTCGAGCCTGCCGCCGGAGGTGCGCCAATCGACCGACGCGCTGGATGCGGTGGGCAACACCACAAAGGCGGTGACGAAGGGCTACGCCATCGGTTCGGCCGGTCTCGGCGCACTCGTGCTCTTTGCCGCCTATTCCTACGATCTGCAGTATTTCGCGGCCAACAGCGCGGAGTTCCCCTATTTCGCGGATGTGGGCGATATCTCATTCTCGCTTTCCAATCCCTATGTGGTGGCGGGGCTGATCTTCGGCGGTCTCATCCCCTATCTCTTCGGCGGCATGGCCATGACCGCCGTGGGCCGCGCCGGCAGCGCGGTTGTGGAGGAGGTGCGCAGGCAGTTCCGCGAGAAGCCCGGCATCATGGAAGGCAAGGAGCGCCCGGATTACGCGCGGGCGGTGGACATGCTCACCAAGGCGGCGATCCGCGAGATGATCATTCCCTCGCTGCTTCCGGTGCTGGCGCCGCTCGTGGTCTATTTCGGGGTGCTGCTGATTTCCGGTTCCAAGGCTTCCGCCTTCGCCGCGCTCGGCGCATCTCTTCTGGGCGTGATCGTCAACGGTCTCTTCGTCGCCATCTCGATGACCTCGGGCGGCGGCGCGTGGGACAACGCCAAGAAGAGCTTCGAGGACGGGTTCGTCGACAGGGCCGGCGTCAAGCACATGAAGGGCTCCGACGCCCACAAGGCATCGGTGACGGGCGATACCGTGGGCGATCCCTACAAGGACACGGCCGGTCCGGCCGTCAATCCGGCCATCAAGATCACCAACATCATGGCGCTCCTGCTGCTCGCGGTCCTCGCCCACTGA
- a CDS encoding MFS transporter produces MTTEALYREARRTALVLAAAQAVVGAAAPIAISLGGLAGSYLLGPDKSLATVPVTGFNVGVALTTIPAALLASALGRRYGLISGTGVTAIGGVVAAFALFQANFWLFAFGLLLIGGGNAFLQQYRFAAADNAPSDFKPRAISWVLGGGVVSAILGPQVAIHTREFFAPVMFAGAFASIIGLAALGAMILSLLRLRKDDASSDASREGEPARPLGEILSRPRFITALFCGVSSFALMSFVMTGAPLAMVGCGFTPDEATLGISWHVLAMFAPSFFTGNLIARFGKERIVAAGLLLLIGCGLVALSGLQLWQFWLALVLLGVGWNFGFIGATAMVAECYRPSEKNKVQGVHDFLLFSTVAFSSFMSGRVYHGFGWEALNWVIFPVAGFGLVILGLLALRRRRMRLA; encoded by the coding sequence GTGACGACGGAAGCCCTTTATCGTGAGGCGAGACGCACCGCTCTGGTTCTGGCGGCGGCGCAGGCGGTCGTCGGCGCCGCGGCGCCAATCGCGATCTCGCTAGGGGGCCTGGCGGGGAGCTATCTGCTCGGTCCCGACAAATCGCTCGCCACCGTTCCCGTCACCGGTTTCAATGTCGGCGTTGCTCTCACCACCATTCCCGCGGCGCTGCTTGCCAGCGCGCTCGGCCGCCGCTACGGGCTCATTTCCGGCACGGGCGTCACCGCCATAGGCGGCGTGGTTGCCGCCTTCGCCTTGTTCCAGGCGAATTTTTGGCTGTTCGCTTTCGGCCTGCTGCTCATCGGCGGCGGCAACGCCTTCCTGCAGCAATACCGTTTCGCAGCTGCCGACAACGCCCCGTCGGACTTCAAGCCGCGCGCCATTTCCTGGGTGCTTGGGGGAGGGGTGGTTTCCGCCATTCTCGGACCGCAGGTGGCGATCCACACGCGCGAATTCTTCGCGCCTGTCATGTTTGCGGGCGCCTTCGCCTCGATCATCGGCCTCGCCGCGCTCGGCGCGATGATCCTCTCGCTGCTGCGGCTCAGGAAGGACGACGCTTCCTCGGACGCTTCGCGCGAAGGTGAGCCCGCGCGCCCGCTGGGTGAAATCCTGTCGCGCCCACGTTTCATCACGGCGCTGTTCTGCGGCGTGAGCTCCTTCGCGCTCATGAGCTTCGTCATGACGGGCGCGCCGCTCGCCATGGTGGGGTGCGGCTTCACGCCGGACGAGGCGACGCTCGGCATCTCCTGGCATGTGCTTGCCATGTTCGCGCCGAGTTTCTTTACCGGCAACCTGATCGCGCGCTTCGGAAAGGAGCGCATCGTGGCGGCCGGCCTCCTCCTCCTCATCGGCTGCGGACTCGTGGCGCTTTCCGGCCTCCAGCTCTGGCAGTTCTGGCTGGCGCTGGTGCTTCTCGGCGTCGGCTGGAATTTCGGCTTCATCGGGGCGACCGCCATGGTGGCGGAATGCTACCGCCCGTCCGAGAAGAACAAGGTGCAGGGCGTGCATGATTTCCTGCTGTTCTCGACCGTCGCCTTCTCCTCCTTCATGTCCGGCCGTGTTTATCACGGTTTCGGATGGGAGGCGCTGAACTGGGTGATTTTCCCGGTCGCGGGCTTCGGCCTCGTGATTCTCGGCCTCCTGGCGCTGCGCCGCCGGCGGATGCGCCTTGCCTGA
- the nusB gene encoding transcription antitermination factor NusB: MTKPAEPGRPDNFRPANKRGAARLAAVQALYQMDVAGSGLLETTAEYEAFRLGKEIDGDVYREADAQWFRAILAGVVENQTFIDPVIRQSLTEDWPLSRLDSTLRAILRAGVYELTRRADVPMPVIVSEYIDIAKAFYGEEEEPKLVNAVLDRVARRVRGEGRGRDAS, encoded by the coding sequence TTGACGAAACCTGCCGAACCGGGCCGTCCCGACAACTTCCGTCCCGCCAACAAGCGCGGTGCCGCACGGCTTGCCGCCGTGCAGGCGCTTTACCAGATGGATGTGGCCGGTTCCGGTCTCCTGGAGACCACTGCCGAATACGAGGCTTTCCGCCTCGGCAAGGAAATCGACGGCGACGTATACCGCGAGGCCGACGCGCAATGGTTCCGCGCGATTCTTGCCGGGGTGGTCGAGAACCAGACCTTCATCGATCCGGTCATCCGCCAGTCTCTCACGGAGGACTGGCCGCTTTCGCGCCTCGATTCCACTCTTCGAGCCATCCTGCGTGCAGGCGTCTACGAATTGACGCGGCGCGCGGACGTGCCGATGCCCGTCATTGTCTCCGAATATATCGACATCGCCAAGGCCTTCTATGGCGAGGAAGAAGAGCCTAAGCTCGTCAACGCCGTTCTCGACCGCGTGGCGCGCCGGGTACGGGGTGAAGGCAGGGGCAGGGATGCTTCGTGA
- the ribH gene encoding 6,7-dimethyl-8-ribityllumazine synthase: protein MTDRKKLLIVEARFYDDLADGLLESAREALDEAGADYDVVTVPGALEIPGAIAQAHGAARKGGVAYDGYVALGCVIRGETYHFEIVSNESARGLMDLTVREGLAIGNGILTVENEEQAWVRVRGQEETGTVESAGKGRGAADAALRMIELKKRLGA from the coding sequence ATGACAGACAGGAAGAAACTTCTCATCGTGGAAGCCCGTTTCTACGACGATCTGGCCGATGGCCTGCTCGAATCGGCCAGGGAGGCCCTCGACGAGGCCGGGGCGGACTATGACGTGGTGACGGTGCCGGGCGCGCTGGAAATCCCCGGCGCCATCGCGCAGGCGCATGGCGCTGCCCGGAAGGGAGGCGTGGCCTATGACGGCTATGTCGCCCTCGGCTGCGTGATCCGCGGCGAGACCTATCATTTCGAGATCGTCTCGAACGAATCGGCGCGCGGTCTCATGGACCTGACGGTGAGGGAGGGGCTTGCCATCGGCAACGGCATCCTCACGGTCGAGAATGAGGAGCAGGCCTGGGTGCGGGTGAGGGGACAGGAGGAGACGGGAACCGTCGAAAGCGCCGGCAAGGGCCGTGGGGCCGCGGATGCTGCGCTTCGCATGATCGAACTCAAGAAACGCCTTGGAGCGTAA
- a CDS encoding riboflavin synthase — protein MFTGIITDVGTVQRVSPLQKGLRLRVETNYDPRSIDIGASIACAGVCLTVVALPEEGSNRRWFEVEAWDEALQLTTVADWREGARINLERALKMGDELGGHIVSGHVDGTAVILERREEGDAVRFELEAPKELAKFIAPKGSVALDGTSLTVNRVEGSRFDVLLIQHSLVVTTWGERRPGDKVNLEIDTMARYAARLAEATKEA, from the coding sequence ATGTTCACGGGCATCATCACCGATGTGGGCACGGTTCAGCGGGTGTCGCCGCTTCAAAAGGGGCTGCGGCTCAGGGTCGAGACGAATTACGACCCGCGGAGCATCGATATCGGCGCATCCATCGCATGCGCGGGCGTGTGCCTCACCGTCGTGGCGCTTCCAGAGGAAGGCTCCAATCGGCGCTGGTTCGAGGTCGAGGCCTGGGACGAGGCGCTGCAACTCACGACGGTTGCGGACTGGAGGGAGGGCGCCCGCATCAACCTCGAACGCGCCCTGAAAATGGGCGACGAGCTTGGCGGGCACATCGTCTCGGGCCATGTGGATGGAACGGCCGTCATCCTTGAGCGCAGGGAGGAGGGCGATGCAGTGCGGTTCGAACTCGAGGCGCCGAAGGAACTGGCGAAGTTCATCGCGCCCAAGGGCTCCGTCGCCCTCGACGGCACTTCGCTCACGGTGAACCGCGTCGAGGGCAGCCGCTTCGACGTGCTCCTGATCCAGCACTCACTGGTCGTGACCACCTGGGGCGAGCGCCGGCCGGGCGACAAGGTCAATCTCGAGATCGATACCATGGCGCGCTACGCCGCACGGCTTGCGGAGGCGACCAAAGAGGCCTAA
- the ribD gene encoding bifunctional diaminohydroxyphosphoribosylaminopyrimidine deaminase/5-amino-6-(5-phosphoribosylamino)uracil reductase RibD → MPGASVPETDRRFMAAAIRLSRRHLGLTGTNPSVGCLIVRDDGAGPFIVGRAVTAIGGRPHAETQALEEAGEAARGATAYVTLEPCAHHGRTPPCAEALIACGVARVVGAASDPDPRVSGKGYAMLRTMGVEVVEKVLAEEAADLLGGYLTRSMKKRPEVTLKLALSADGKIGVKGQGQVPITGEVARGQVHLMRAEADAILVGIGTALADDPALTCRLPGLEARSPLRIVLDRHLRLPAGSQLARSARDVPLLVTAAGDADRARRAVLADAGVHLLGVEAFDGHIALPELLEDLAARGISTLMVEGGAFTAGEFLGEGLVDRLCLFIGSREIGAAGIASPVDPGHIPSGFRKRCEARFGNDLYLEYVRA, encoded by the coding sequence ATGCCCGGCGCTTCCGTTCCCGAGACAGACCGCCGCTTCATGGCGGCGGCGATCCGCCTGTCGCGCAGGCATCTGGGCCTCACGGGCACCAATCCCTCCGTCGGCTGCCTGATCGTCCGCGACGATGGCGCGGGGCCTTTCATCGTGGGCCGGGCCGTCACGGCCATCGGCGGCCGCCCGCACGCTGAAACGCAGGCGCTCGAGGAAGCGGGGGAGGCGGCGCGTGGCGCCACGGCCTATGTCACGCTCGAACCCTGCGCCCACCATGGCCGCACGCCACCCTGCGCCGAGGCGCTGATCGCGTGCGGGGTCGCACGCGTCGTTGGGGCGGCAAGCGATCCGGACCCGCGCGTGAGCGGCAAGGGTTACGCCATGCTGCGCACCATGGGGGTCGAAGTGGTCGAGAAAGTGCTCGCCGAAGAAGCGGCCGACCTTCTCGGCGGTTATCTCACTCGGTCCATGAAGAAGCGTCCTGAAGTGACGTTGAAACTTGCACTGTCCGCCGATGGAAAGATCGGCGTGAAGGGCCAGGGGCAGGTCCCCATCACCGGGGAGGTCGCCCGCGGCCAGGTGCATCTCATGCGCGCCGAGGCGGACGCCATCCTGGTCGGCATCGGCACCGCGCTTGCCGACGACCCGGCGCTCACCTGCCGCCTGCCGGGGCTGGAGGCGCGCTCGCCGCTGCGCATCGTGCTCGACCGTCACCTGCGCCTGCCGGCCGGTTCTCAACTCGCCCGTTCCGCGCGCGACGTGCCTCTCCTGGTCACCGCCGCAGGCGATGCGGACAGGGCGCGCCGTGCCGTGCTGGCGGATGCCGGGGTGCACCTTCTCGGTGTCGAGGCCTTCGACGGCCACATCGCCCTGCCGGAGCTTCTGGAGGATCTCGCCGCGCGCGGGATTTCCACCCTGATGGTGGAGGGCGGCGCGTTCACGGCCGGCGAGTTTCTCGGTGAAGGCCTTGTGGACCGGCTTTGCCTTTTCATCGGCTCGCGGGAAATCGGCGCGGCAGGCATTGCATCGCCCGTCGATCCCGGCCATATCCCGTCGGGCTTTCGGAAGCGATGCGAGGCGCGCTTCGGTAATGATCTTTATCTCGAATATGTGAGGGCCTGA
- the nrdR gene encoding transcriptional regulator NrdR, producing the protein MRCPYCQSEDTQVKDSRPAEDGAAIRRRRACPDCGGRFTTFERVQLRDLVVMKRSGRKVPFDRNKLQRSFDIALRKRNVEPERIERAVTGIVRQLESSGENEVGTGEIGLLVMEALKSLDDVAYVRYASVYRNFREAKDFQDVLGELKGEPEVE; encoded by the coding sequence ATGCGCTGCCCCTATTGCCAGTCGGAAGACACCCAGGTGAAGGACTCGCGGCCGGCCGAGGATGGGGCGGCGATCCGTCGCCGCCGCGCCTGCCCGGATTGCGGCGGCCGATTCACGACCTTCGAGCGCGTACAGTTGCGCGACCTCGTCGTGATGAAACGCTCCGGCCGCAAGGTGCCCTTCGACCGCAACAAGCTGCAGCGCTCCTTCGACATCGCGCTGCGCAAGCGCAATGTCGAGCCGGAGCGGATCGAACGTGCGGTCACCGGGATCGTTCGCCAGCTTGAAAGCTCCGGCGAGAACGAGGTCGGCACCGGCGAGATCGGCCTTCTCGTGATGGAGGCCCTGAAGTCGCTCGACGATGTGGCCTATGTCCGCTACGCCTCCGTCTACCGGAATTTCCGCGAGGCGAAGGATTTCCAAGACGTGCTCGGCGAGCTCAAGGGCGAGCCGGAGGTGGAATAA
- the glyA gene encoding serine hydroxymethyltransferase: MAHVSTAAAETETFFSRPLEEADPEIFSAIRSELGRQRHEIELIASENIVSRAVLEAQGTVLTNKYAEGYPGKRYYGGCQFVDVVEELAIERAKKLFHCEFANVQPHSGSQMNQAVFLALLQPGDTFMGLDLNSGGHLTHGSPVNMSGKWFNVVSYGVRRDDHLLDMDEVERLAREHKPKLILAGGTAYSRIWDWKRFREIADSVGAYLMVDMAHIAGLVAGGAHPSPLPHAHVVTTTTHKSLRGPRGGMVLTNDEEIAKKINSAVFPGLQGGPLMHVIAAKAVALGEALQPGFRAYAQQVVANARALAASLRETGLEIVSGGTDNHLMLVDLRPKNATGKRAEAALGRANITCNKNGIPFDPEKPFVTSGIRLGTPAGTTRGFGVAEFGEIGKLIAEVMDGLRAANSDEGNLAVEEAVKHKVMALTERFPLYPYLG, encoded by the coding sequence ATGGCACACGTATCGACCGCCGCGGCCGAGACCGAGACTTTTTTCTCCCGGCCGCTCGAGGAAGCCGATCCCGAGATATTCAGCGCGATTCGCAGCGAACTCGGCCGTCAGCGGCACGAGATCGAACTGATCGCCTCGGAAAACATCGTCTCGCGTGCGGTGCTCGAAGCGCAAGGTACGGTGCTCACCAACAAATATGCCGAGGGTTATCCGGGCAAGCGCTATTACGGCGGCTGCCAGTTCGTGGACGTGGTGGAGGAACTCGCCATCGAGCGCGCCAAGAAGCTCTTCCATTGCGAATTTGCCAACGTGCAGCCCCATTCCGGCAGCCAGATGAATCAGGCCGTCTTCCTGGCGCTGCTGCAGCCGGGCGACACTTTCATGGGGCTCGATCTCAATTCGGGCGGCCATCTTACCCATGGCTCGCCGGTCAACATGTCGGGAAAGTGGTTCAACGTCGTCTCCTACGGCGTGCGCCGCGACGACCACCTGCTCGACATGGACGAGGTGGAGCGGCTTGCCCGGGAGCACAAGCCGAAGCTCATTCTCGCCGGCGGCACCGCCTATTCGCGCATCTGGGACTGGAAGCGCTTCCGCGAGATCGCCGACAGTGTCGGCGCCTATCTGATGGTCGACATGGCCCATATCGCGGGCCTGGTGGCGGGCGGTGCGCATCCGTCCCCGCTCCCGCATGCCCATGTGGTCACCACCACGACCCACAAATCGCTCCGCGGCCCGCGCGGCGGCATGGTGCTGACCAATGACGAAGAGATCGCCAAGAAGATCAATTCGGCCGTCTTCCCGGGCCTCCAGGGCGGGCCGCTGATGCATGTGATCGCCGCCAAGGCGGTGGCGCTCGGCGAGGCGCTGCAGCCCGGGTTCCGCGCCTACGCGCAGCAGGTGGTGGCGAATGCACGGGCGCTCGCCGCGAGCCTCCGGGAAACCGGCCTCGAGATCGTCTCCGGCGGCACTGACAACCACCTGATGCTGGTGGACCTGCGCCCCAAGAACGCGACGGGCAAGCGCGCTGAAGCCGCGCTCGGTCGTGCCAACATCACCTGCAACAAGAACGGCATTCCCTTCGACCCGGAGAAGCCCTTCGTGACGTCGGGCATCCGGCTGGGCACGCCCGCCGGCACGACGCGCGGTTTCGGCGTGGCCGAGTTCGGCGAGATCGGCAAGCTGATCGCCGAGGTGATGGACGGGCTCAGGGCCGCCAATTCCGACGAAGGCAACCTCGCGGTCGAAGAGGCGGTGAAGCACAAGGTCATGGCCCTCACCGAACGCTTCCCGCTCTACCCGTATCTCGGGTAG